A window of Paenibacillus polygoni contains these coding sequences:
- a CDS encoding NAD-dependent epimerase/dehydratase family protein, whose protein sequence is MKKVFVLGGTGFLGYFTIKELERRGYNVSTISRHPMPTEDLLPGEVEHTVGDINNMSDDEIREMLEGVYGFVYAAGADERTLPEAPAIKFFYEANVLPTQRLARLAKQAGVKKFVILSSYFAHFAEEWTDIPLKQNAYPRSRLLQEELACLEGEGGMDVMSIRLPYIFGVMPGRMPLWSMFVNRVKDQKIVPVLGGGTAMVTAQQVAEATIGAMEYGEHGGKYAICGMNMKHSEFYQMVVDALGQEDSTVKVVPLDQMKPMMEQIDANNAKAGKEQGVLNSMMAEIQNRDAYLDPAETMSLLTYHDYDIRSSIRETLQKCVQEGAKADFH, encoded by the coding sequence ATGAAAAAGGTATTTGTATTAGGCGGAACTGGATTTCTAGGTTATTTTACGATTAAAGAATTAGAAAGAAGAGGATATAATGTGTCGACTATATCGCGGCATCCCATGCCAACAGAGGATCTTTTGCCTGGAGAAGTCGAGCACACTGTAGGGGATATCAATAACATGTCAGATGATGAGATTCGTGAGATGCTAGAAGGCGTATATGGATTTGTATACGCTGCTGGAGCAGATGAACGGACATTACCTGAAGCACCAGCAATCAAGTTTTTTTATGAAGCCAATGTACTTCCTACTCAGCGTCTTGCTAGATTAGCGAAACAAGCAGGCGTGAAAAAGTTTGTCATCCTTAGCTCGTATTTTGCGCATTTTGCAGAAGAGTGGACCGATATTCCTTTGAAACAAAATGCTTATCCTCGTTCTCGATTGCTTCAAGAAGAATTAGCTTGTCTTGAAGGTGAAGGCGGAATGGATGTGATGAGCATTCGTTTGCCTTATATTTTCGGTGTGATGCCAGGACGCATGCCGCTATGGTCCATGTTTGTCAATCGAGTGAAAGATCAGAAGATTGTTCCCGTACTTGGCGGTGGTACAGCAATGGTTACTGCGCAGCAAGTAGCAGAAGCTACGATTGGAGCGATGGAGTATGGCGAACATGGCGGAAAATATGCGATTTGCGGCATGAATATGAAGCATAGCGAGTTTTATCAAATGGTAGTGGATGCACTGGGACAGGAAGACAGTACGGTCAAGGTTGTGCCACTAGATCAAATGAAACCAATGATGGAGCAGATTGATGCTAACAATGCAAAGGCAGGTAAAGAACAGGGAGTACTCAATAGTATGATGGCAGAGATCCAAAACCGAGACGCTTATCTTGACCCCGCTGAAACCATGTCTCTTCTTACATATCATGATTATGATATCCGCTCATCTATCAGGGAGACGCTCCAAAAATGTGTTCAAGAAGGGGCGAAAGCTGATTTTCATTAA
- a CDS encoding DUF2339 domain-containing protein: MSHDERLNLLEQRIMELEKEVQELKQYKISTKVTTDTEPPSKTWIEGPVPSGTTYDVTRKKTPQENIRKKETDWEHLIARVWLPRIFLFVFLIGLIWGFKAAVDGGYITEEMRCLIGFLAGALFFYLGMRQHKHQRFLLSQVLLAGSIGIFMLTTFAAHYLYDFMNAPIAFVLNVLWTALGLLFSYRYKSQTLGVLAIISGILTPFLVDNNPSTPFFVCYEVLLYISAMIFAIRHRFVTLLYTSFILIHPAFLIFSMVGTISNDRWIVYGVMVQHLILLASILLRKGMINHELRILISSFVLTAVWSRLILESDIILILLSFTLLYSGVSAYTWRKGLKDTLPYMLTISSYSLLFLLMEVAENKWVIGLFIIEGFVALALGFIIQSLFQKINGLLIYVVGILAGCIILLDGMDSIASVNTFIWIVILLSLAGIIVLLRQYPTENQTQTKEWIRVLYYGLGVLFLIFITDVTSVLTQNVSENAQHLIISSTWVGYAISVIAYGLKKKIKQVRLAGIALLFLTLIKVIFFDLPTVSMIIKAVLFIGLGGIGILLSRFFYKKE, translated from the coding sequence GTGAGTCATGATGAACGTTTAAATCTTTTAGAACAACGAATCATGGAACTTGAGAAAGAAGTACAAGAATTAAAACAGTATAAAATATCAACGAAAGTTACTACGGATACAGAACCACCGTCCAAAACATGGATTGAGGGGCCTGTCCCCTCCGGTACAACCTACGATGTAACGAGAAAGAAAACGCCTCAAGAGAACATCAGGAAAAAAGAGACCGATTGGGAGCACCTCATTGCTAGGGTTTGGCTTCCTCGAATATTCTTATTTGTCTTTTTAATCGGATTAATTTGGGGTTTCAAAGCAGCAGTGGATGGTGGTTATATTACGGAGGAAATGCGATGCTTGATTGGTTTTCTCGCGGGTGCGCTTTTCTTTTATCTCGGTATGAGACAACACAAACATCAGCGCTTCTTGTTATCACAAGTACTTTTGGCGGGTTCCATAGGAATCTTTATGCTTACCACATTCGCAGCGCATTATTTATATGACTTTATGAATGCCCCTATCGCTTTTGTTCTCAACGTACTTTGGACAGCACTGGGACTTTTGTTCTCATACCGCTACAAATCACAGACATTAGGCGTACTCGCCATTATTTCGGGAATCTTGACACCCTTTCTGGTCGATAACAACCCATCTACACCTTTCTTTGTATGTTACGAAGTACTGCTCTACATCAGCGCCATGATCTTTGCGATCAGGCACCGTTTTGTTACCTTACTTTATACCTCATTTATTTTGATACACCCTGCTTTTCTCATTTTTAGTATGGTGGGTACGATCTCAAATGACAGATGGATTGTCTATGGTGTAATGGTCCAGCACCTCATTCTTTTAGCCTCCATCTTGCTTAGAAAAGGAATGATAAATCATGAGCTTCGTATATTGATATCAAGCTTTGTCTTAACCGCTGTTTGGTCCAGATTAATTTTGGAGTCAGACATTATTCTTATCTTGTTATCCTTCACACTGCTATACAGCGGGGTTTCAGCATACACCTGGAGAAAAGGTTTAAAAGATACACTGCCTTATATGCTTACCATATCATCTTACTCTTTACTTTTCTTATTGATGGAAGTGGCCGAGAATAAATGGGTTATCGGTCTTTTCATTATCGAAGGTTTTGTCGCTCTTGCTCTGGGTTTCATTATTCAATCATTGTTCCAAAAAATAAACGGTCTTCTCATTTATGTAGTAGGGATTCTCGCAGGGTGTATCATCTTATTAGACGGCATGGATTCCATTGCATCCGTTAATACTTTTATATGGATTGTGATTCTGCTTAGCTTAGCAGGCATTATCGTTTTATTGAGACAATACCCTACAGAAAATCAAACGCAAACGAAAGAATGGATTAGAGTTCTTTACTACGGACTCGGCGTACTTTTCCTTATCTTTATAACCGATGTCACTTCTGTACTGACACAAAATGTAAGTGAAAATGCTCAACATTTGATTATATCATCTACTTGGGTGGGCTACGCCATCTCCGTAATAGCTTACGGTCTCAAGAAAAAAATCAAACAAGTTCGACTTGCAGGGATTGCTCTCCTATTTTTAACTTTAATCAAAGTCATCTTCTTCGATCTTCCAACGGTTTCGATGATCATAAAAGCTGTCCTATTTATCGGACTCGGAGGTATTGGCATCTTGCTTTCTCGATTCTTTTATAAGAAAGAATAA
- a CDS encoding type II CAAX endopeptidase family protein, whose protein sequence is MTNRLTMKNAGWIFFVSYVTGIILSGWMRSNGSPHHDNLFLFLGYVAVGQIILNVLPAVIWCRYRHISLRTVFRLHKVSLKNILLSLVIYALSQIILLFFHQITEVVSVLLGASYKTSQYPVAESLFSLCILLLSIGIIPPICEELLFRGVLITGYARHGIWFSAVMSSFLFALFHDNPYRLIELFGAALVSSLLVIKSGSIIPGMIVHLITNSAYVVSSYLQSGDMLENISTPGGPGAAIIWITGAASIVAFMICWRLFTRFDPSEGMIEQKKNGSSPLRYFGWSLPIVLSIAVFIIKVN, encoded by the coding sequence ATGACCAATAGACTGACAATGAAGAATGCAGGATGGATTTTTTTTGTATCCTATGTCACTGGCATCATACTGTCTGGATGGATGCGTTCGAATGGAAGCCCGCATCACGATAATCTATTCTTATTTCTGGGCTATGTGGCGGTCGGACAAATTATACTAAATGTGTTACCCGCTGTAATCTGGTGCCGGTACCGGCATATATCCCTTCGTACCGTATTCAGGCTACATAAAGTTTCTCTTAAAAATATCTTACTCTCTTTAGTGATTTATGCACTCAGTCAAATCATATTGCTATTTTTTCACCAGATTACGGAAGTGGTATCCGTCTTGCTTGGAGCATCCTATAAAACATCACAATATCCAGTTGCGGAATCACTCTTTTCCTTGTGTATTCTTCTGCTGAGTATCGGGATAATCCCGCCTATATGTGAGGAACTGTTATTTCGGGGAGTTCTCATTACCGGGTATGCAAGACATGGAATATGGTTTTCCGCTGTGATGAGCTCGTTTCTATTTGCCTTGTTCCATGACAATCCTTACCGGCTGATCGAATTATTCGGGGCGGCTCTTGTTTCCTCTTTATTGGTAATTAAATCAGGCTCTATTATTCCAGGCATGATTGTTCATTTAATAACAAACTCGGCTTATGTAGTCAGCTCATACCTTCAGAGCGGAGATATGCTTGAAAATATTTCTACTCCTGGAGGTCCTGGTGCAGCAATCATATGGATAACAGGCGCTGCTTCTATTGTCGCTTTTATGATCTGCTGGCGGCTGTTTACACGATTTGACCCGTCTGAAGGAATGATAGAACAGAAGAAGAATGGATCTTCCCCGCTCCGTTACTTTGGTTGGAGTCTTCCTATCGTGTTGTCCATAGCTGTGTTTATTATTAAAGTTAACTGA
- a CDS encoding copper amine oxidase N-terminal domain-containing protein, whose protein sequence is MKRKLYITLVVALCSFTSIIGLAFAKGNIKIVVNNQIITSDAAPQMVNNRVMVPISVISKALGANVNWDQKNQTITIHNNNRSNQNDIWKQELELSSSNWAGVRNLIGTYMIGFDERDDMLIKSVTVEGFDMIPIGGMYPAIIDYTIVDAQDQKNFLKVRVKVILFEDELKGQMWDFVIAKGKIESMRMVQHFDVDQYTVFPGLTYTD, encoded by the coding sequence ATGAAAAGGAAGTTGTATATCACACTTGTTGTTGCTCTATGTTCTTTTACGAGTATCATTGGACTAGCTTTTGCCAAAGGCAACATTAAAATTGTAGTTAATAATCAGATCATTACATCAGACGCGGCACCTCAAATGGTTAATAATCGAGTTATGGTACCTATTAGTGTTATATCGAAGGCATTAGGGGCTAATGTAAACTGGGATCAAAAGAATCAAACAATCACCATTCATAACAACAATCGTTCTAATCAAAATGATATTTGGAAACAGGAACTTGAACTTAGCAGCAGTAATTGGGCGGGTGTTAGAAACCTTATTGGAACGTATATGATTGGTTTTGACGAAAGAGATGATATGCTGATTAAATCTGTTACGGTTGAAGGTTTTGATATGATACCTATAGGCGGAATGTACCCGGCGATTATCGACTATACCATTGTTGATGCACAAGATCAGAAGAATTTCTTAAAAGTAAGAGTAAAAGTTATCCTATTTGAAGATGAGCTTAAAGGACAGATGTGGGATTTTGTGATTGCCAAGGGTAAGATAGAATCTATGAGAATGGTACAGCATTTTGACGTGGATCAATATACTGTTTTTCCTGGCCTGACGTATACAGATTAA
- a CDS encoding N-acetylmuramoyl-L-alanine amidase family protein, which yields MKEANYHVLRETNMPAALLEIGFLSNYSDEKLMFTDSFQDKAAQAIVNGIIEFMK from the coding sequence GTGAAAGAAGCAAATTATCATGTGTTAAGGGAAACGAATATGCCAGCCGCTCTTCTAGAGATCGGATTCTTATCCAATTATTCAGATGAAAAGCTGATGTTCACGGATTCTTTTCAAGATAAAGCAGCACAAGCCATCGTAAATGGAATCATCGAGTTTATGAAATAG
- a CDS encoding copper amine oxidase N-terminal domain-containing protein — protein MNKTKLITTLLLTVSISAASPMVFAATTTQPKLAINNNEITLKQPIEIRKGVSYLPLRSLTEQMNFKVLYNNTQKEIEILQPNLKVTFVMGMKEAEVNGKKVKMSEAPFTQKGITYIPLRFVSEVMNANIKWDQDSKKITITDNKSLKLFVDGGNSMWHSTVNGQIWLYKKGKIIELAKSDIKEFVNPKITLKRVNDSSYILDIDDEHASHFTFFRNKQQFLVSSEMVTKQTSQSYQGTYNSSEFEIDGSNNINYLSDGKMIYIIGSDGKVSDEYDVEDITGQEGPFIIEYFRDDLLFVRSYKTLQLTLVDLEKKTSDLLYKSLLSKEEQKYWDETLGDTFDNLYRTSLLKLTKYNGKTFDFSYLSTVNGEKKTISYTSK, from the coding sequence ATGAATAAAACAAAACTAATAACGACTTTACTTTTAACTGTATCTATTTCTGCAGCTTCTCCTATGGTCTTTGCTGCAACAACTACTCAACCAAAGTTAGCTATAAATAATAATGAAATCACTCTTAAACAACCTATTGAAATTCGAAAAGGAGTATCTTATTTACCTTTAAGAAGTTTGACGGAGCAAATGAATTTTAAAGTGTTGTACAACAACACACAAAAAGAAATAGAAATTTTACAGCCTAATTTAAAAGTTACATTTGTAATGGGAATGAAGGAAGCTGAGGTAAATGGAAAGAAAGTGAAAATGAGTGAGGCGCCTTTTACACAAAAAGGAATAACCTATATCCCTCTTCGTTTTGTCTCTGAAGTAATGAATGCCAATATAAAATGGGATCAAGACTCTAAAAAAATTACAATAACGGATAATAAGAGTTTGAAGTTATTCGTTGATGGTGGAAATTCGATGTGGCACTCTACAGTAAATGGGCAGATCTGGCTTTATAAAAAAGGAAAGATTATTGAGTTAGCTAAATCGGATATAAAAGAATTTGTAAATCCTAAGATCACATTGAAAAGAGTAAATGACAGTTCATATATTTTAGACATTGACGATGAACATGCGTCTCATTTCACTTTTTTTCGTAATAAACAGCAGTTTTTAGTAAGCAGTGAGATGGTAACAAAACAAACTAGCCAATCTTATCAGGGGACATACAATTCTTCTGAGTTTGAAATAGATGGTTCCAATAATATAAATTATCTTTCCGATGGAAAAATGATTTATATCATTGGATCAGATGGGAAAGTTTCAGATGAATACGATGTAGAGGATATAACCGGACAAGAAGGACCATTTATCATAGAGTATTTTAGAGATGATCTTTTATTTGTTAGATCCTATAAAACACTTCAACTTACCCTTGTAGATTTAGAAAAGAAAACTAGTGATTTACTGTATAAAAGTTTACTAAGTAAAGAAGAACAAAAGTATTGGGATGAAACGTTAGGAGACACTTTTGATAATTTGTATAGAACTTCTTTGCTCAAGTTAACTAAATATAATGGAAAAACGTTCGATTTTAGCTATTTGAGTACTGTTAACGGGGAGAAGAAGACGATCTCTTATACTTCTAAATAA
- a CDS encoding GAP family protein produces the protein MNTELLLMIGGLSLLDTLSPATLGITVYLLLTEKKKVGLKLMVYLFTVIGFYFSAGVAIKLGFGFLFEVFSTFLQNRVVSWMLFIVGGILFIWSFYVPKKKKSTYTSPITKTNSTMIALGVTTSLVEVGTALPYFTAIALMTNSGLVWYEWLPLLFAYNVVMVLPPFILYMLYMLLGSIMQKPLKFIQNQVSKSTSSLASWIMCIVGLLLMLYSVDYL, from the coding sequence ATGAACACTGAACTGTTACTCATGATCGGTGGATTATCCCTACTCGATACCCTTAGTCCAGCCACATTGGGGATCACTGTATATTTACTTCTAACTGAAAAGAAAAAAGTAGGCTTAAAATTAATGGTATATTTATTTACAGTCATTGGATTTTATTTTAGCGCAGGTGTGGCAATCAAGTTAGGATTTGGATTTCTTTTCGAAGTGTTCTCTACGTTCTTACAGAATCGTGTGGTCAGCTGGATGCTATTTATTGTAGGTGGGATTTTGTTTATTTGGAGTTTTTATGTTCCGAAAAAAAAGAAATCTACCTATACAAGTCCAATAACCAAAACGAATTCAACAATGATTGCTCTAGGTGTTACCACATCACTGGTAGAAGTGGGGACAGCTCTTCCTTATTTCACTGCCATTGCTCTAATGACTAATTCAGGTTTGGTATGGTATGAGTGGCTCCCATTACTGTTCGCTTATAATGTAGTCATGGTACTCCCGCCATTCATTTTGTACATGTTATATATGTTATTAGGTTCAATAATGCAGAAGCCTTTAAAATTCATCCAAAATCAGGTGTCGAAGAGTACAAGCTCACTCGCTTCGTGGATCATGTGTATTGTTGGGTTGTTATTAATGCTTTATAGTGTGGATTATTTATAA
- a CDS encoding MerR family transcriptional regulator yields the protein MIHIKNLAEQTKITVRTLRYYEQIGLLVSSSKTEGGHRLYTEEDLQKLQQIQFYKNMGYRLSDIKEMLTDPEWNWSDGLANQLTFILEEQSRLNEMEQTLRALVSGIAVEEGNQEKAMQHLIKLSLQDKRGLDQYRKSTFTDAELGLWAKLPKMSVGNPESMEWIALVGLLTKYYTCKEPLSSPCVQNVIRRMLEKQEEEYGGQDAFIDKLWEMRKNPSASEQLGLYPIKMEVLEYMDQAYGIFISSVEQTSNEEGGCT from the coding sequence TTGATACATATAAAAAACTTAGCAGAGCAAACAAAAATTACAGTGAGAACGCTGCGTTACTATGAACAAATTGGACTATTGGTATCTTCCTCAAAAACGGAAGGCGGACATCGGCTATATACAGAGGAAGATTTACAAAAGCTTCAGCAAATTCAATTTTATAAAAACATGGGGTATCGACTTTCAGATATTAAAGAGATGTTAACTGACCCTGAGTGGAATTGGAGTGATGGGTTAGCCAATCAGTTAACATTTATTTTGGAAGAGCAATCAAGGTTAAATGAAATGGAGCAAACCTTACGTGCGTTAGTAAGTGGCATTGCCGTCGAAGAAGGGAATCAGGAAAAAGCAATGCAACATCTGATTAAGTTATCTTTGCAGGATAAAAGAGGACTTGATCAATATAGAAAATCGACATTTACGGATGCTGAACTGGGTCTATGGGCTAAACTGCCGAAAATGAGTGTGGGTAATCCTGAGTCTATGGAATGGATAGCCCTTGTTGGCCTATTAACAAAATACTATACGTGTAAGGAACCGTTATCATCACCTTGTGTGCAAAATGTTATTCGGAGAATGCTGGAGAAACAAGAAGAGGAGTATGGAGGTCAAGACGCCTTTATCGATAAGTTATGGGAAATGCGAAAAAATCCATCAGCGTCTGAACAACTGGGGTTATACCCTATTAAAATGGAAGTCCTTGAATATATGGACCAGGCTTACGGAATTTTTATATCTAGCGTTGAACAAACAAGTAACGAGGAGGGAGGGTGCACATGA